From Chryseotalea sp. WA131a:
CTTGCCGAAAGCCCGATAGCGCAGCGTGTTCTTCGGTAAATAGATTGACTACGCGGTAACCACTTCCACTGGTTAACCGAAGGGTATTGGTACTGTTGTGAGAATATTTGAAACTGACGCGCGGTGTTATAATTGAACCGTGTACATTGTGATGATCGTAACGAACGCCAAACAAAGTGGTCACTTGTTTTGAGATTTTGATTTCATCTTGTAGGAATATGCCTGGTAGGATAGTCTGTGTGGGTTTGTTTGATCCATCGATAGCAGCCGTGCCTGCGGTGTTGTCGTCATAAGTAGAAAAACGAAATGGCAATCCGGTGAGTAACTCATGTCGCCCTATTTTCTTGTTCCATCGTGCTTGCAGGAATGAAGTGTGTTGGTCGCCAACAAAATAGGTTTTCCCATAGTACGAATCTTGAAAATGATGATTGTAGGAGAAATCCAGTTGAATATCTTCTTTGGTGTTGAGTTGATAGGTGCCAATCAATTCACTTCGATTGGTCCGAATCGATTCTCCGTAGTAAATATCCGTTCCACGGTATGCTTCGGTCCATTGCAGTTCTCCGCCCCAGCGATCTTCCAAAATATACCGTCCTGCCACTGAAAACTTTTTGCCCGAAGGCCGATAAAAGTTCCATTTATTGAAAAGCGAGATTCTGTTTTGAAGTGTTACATCCGTAAAGTTATCGTTGTTCACATCCCACTTTTGATTGAAGTTAAAATAGTTGACACCTACCATTGCGTACGATTGCCCTAATTTGAATGCTGTAGAAACATCGGCATTGTATTCGCCCATACTGGTGCCAAATACATCTACTTTTAATGTCGGGGCGGTGCTCGGGTCTTGTGTGATGATGTTGATCACACCGGCCACTGCTTCCGATCCGTACAGTGTAGAGCCTGGTCCTTTCACTACTTCAATGCGTTTGACCAGACTATTGGGAATACCGAATAATCCATACACGGTTGCCAAGCTGCTCACGATTGGCATGCCATCGATCAAAATCATGGTATAAGGACCTTCCAGGCCATTGATGTGTATATCACCTGTATTGCACACATTGCAATTGATTTGAGGCTGCACCCCGTTGATCATGCTGAGCGATTCAAAAATATTGGGTGTCGGATTTTTGGTGAAGAGGGAAGGGGCATACACTTCTACCGGAATGGGTGAATTCATTTTTGTCACTTCTTTCATCGTGCCGGTGATTACCACCTCGTGGAGCTGCTGCGCATCTTCTTCCAGTTCAATAGAGAGGTTTGCAATATCTGCGGTAACTGTAATTTGTTTGGTAAGAGCGATGTATCCAATCGAAGTAACCTTTAGTTGATACGTTCCCAAGGGGATGTTCTTTAACAAAAATTTCCCTTCGGCATCTGCATTGGTGCCAAGGGAAGTGCCGTCCAATTGAACGTTAGCAAACTCAATGGGGTGTTTTCGATGGGTAATATGGCCTGCGAGCGATGCCGTTTGGCCAAAGCCATTCCAGCCCACTAACAAAAGCCCATAGAGTACCCATTTACCCATTTTTATTATTTAGATGGGCAAATTTAATAAATTAGTTCAATAAAAATAAAAATTTAGATTAATCTAAAAAAACAATGAGTGAAATGAACCCGAAAATTGATAAATTTGACTTCATATGAATCGAAAAATAGTTCTTGATAGAATAAAAGGAATCGTATTGGATAAATACCCAGAGGCCAAAGTGTACCTCTATGGATCTCGAGCGCGGGGAACAATGAAAGCGGATTCTGATTGGGATTTGCTGATTCTTTTGAATAAAGATAAAATTACTACCGAAGTTGAGCGAAGCATTACTTATCCTTTATATGATTTAGAATTTGAAATTGGTGAGGTAATTAGTCCGTTGGTCTACTCTGAAAAAGACTGGAACTCTAAATACAGCGTAACTCCATTCTACTCGAATGTGATGAAAGAAGGTAAATTGTTATGACCAACTTCAATGCAAATGATTATGTAAGCTATCGTATACGAAGGGCTAAGGAAACGATTCCCAAAACCAAGATTTTAATAGATAACAAACTTTGGAACACAGCCATTAACAGAATGTACTATGCTTGTTTTTATGCAGTTGGAGCACTGCTCGTTAAAAACGGGGTCGAGACTTCAAGCCACTCAGGTAGCCGCCAAAAATTTGGGCAATTGTTTATTCAAACTGGAATGATAAGTAAGGAACTTGGTAAACATTATTCAGAATTATTTGAAAAAAGACAGAAAGGTGACTATGATGATTTTTTTGACTTTGATGAAGAAGCAGTAGTAAAACTATATCAACCATCGGTTGATTTTATTAACGCGATTGAAGAACAAGTGCTTCAAAAGTAGCTAGTGATTTACATCTGATTTTGATTGTGTGGAATTAATTGTGGCTTATCTCCCTACTCACCTCAAAAAAATCCGGATTCTCACGAACATATTGATTGAATGCAATAGGTGACAGTAGTTTCTTCAGTTTTTCCAAGGCTTGTTCAGATTCTTCGTCAAAGCCTAAGATGGCAGCTTCCTTAACATAGACTTTCAACAGTTTTATTGAGTTTGGCTTCGCTAGCAAACCATTTAAGATAATGGAATAGGGTTTCAACCGATCGGTGCTGTCCCTCAAAAAATACCGAGCTGCACCCAACGCAATTTCTTCGTCTTGCACGGTAGCGCGACTGAGGTAATCAAATTTTTTTGCTGCCTCGGCCAGGTTGCCCTCCGCTTCGGCCACCAAGGCTTCAAAATAGATTTTGTTGTTGGGGCGCCCTTCAAAATGTACGTTTGCCATTTGTGGCTTCAGCGCATTCCAGTTTTCTAGCTTGGCAGTTAGTTGCAAACTGAAATGTTGAATTTGTTCATAGATTTTTTTATCGGTAAGGGGCAACCCTTTAATGCGCTGCAAGAGTTTTACAGATTGATCGATTTGATCTTGCGTAAAATATTTTTTGCTTCTTGCTAACAGCGATGCCGCCCGAAGATCAGGTGTTTGCAATTTGTCGAGCAAACGATTAAAAGTAAGTGTATCCGTTAGTTTTACTCTGTAGCGGAGGTAAGTGCTTATGTTTGTTTCATTTTCTTTCGGCACTTCGGTCGCTGTCAAATTTAATATCCTCCCTAGCTGAAATGCTTTCTTGGCTTGGATTGTATCGGGTTGATTGGCCAGTTCTGTTAGTAACGGCATCGCTTTTTGTATGCTGTCCGCCTCCAGCCAACTTAGGGCTTGGTACCACAAGGCATTCGCAATACTTTTTTCGGCTGCTATTTTAAAATACCGCGCTGCAGTTGCTGGGTTCTCTTGTTCCAAAAGC
This genomic window contains:
- a CDS encoding TonB-dependent receptor; protein product: MGKWVLYGLLLVGWNGFGQTASLAGHITHRKHPIEFANVQLDGTSLGTNADAEGKFLLKNIPLGTYQLKVTSIGYIALTKQITVTADIANLSIELEEDAQQLHEVVITGTMKEVTKMNSPIPVEVYAPSLFTKNPTPNIFESLSMINGVQPQINCNVCNTGDIHINGLEGPYTMILIDGMPIVSSLATVYGLFGIPNSLVKRIEVVKGPGSTLYGSEAVAGVINIITQDPSTAPTLKVDVFGTSMGEYNADVSTAFKLGQSYAMVGVNYFNFNQKWDVNNDNFTDVTLQNRISLFNKWNFYRPSGKKFSVAGRYILEDRWGGELQWTEAYRGTDIYYGESIRTNRSELIGTYQLNTKEDIQLDFSYNHHFQDSYYGKTYFVGDQHTSFLQARWNKKIGRHELLTGLPFRFSTYDDNTAGTAAIDGSNKPTQTILPGIFLQDEIKISKQVTTLFGVRYDHHNVHGSIITPRVSFKYSHNSTNTLRLTSGSGYRVVNLFTEEHAALSGFRQVQVKNDLLPERSWNVNLNYAKNMTFQHGYVNLDGSIFYTYFTNKIVGDFLTDPNKIIYDNLIGYAVSQGITINADVAFTNGLKILAGGTWMDVFLMNETNQKIPQLLAPRFSGTFAISYALPKSGWAFDLTGRVNGPMLLPTVPNDFRPPESPWFSIINIQVSKPINKNLEMYLGVKNLLIFLPQNPLLRPFDPFDKNVAIDNPNGYTFDASYNYAPMQGIRGMLGVRWTIK
- a CDS encoding nucleotidyltransferase domain-containing protein, which gives rise to MNRKIVLDRIKGIVLDKYPEAKVYLYGSRARGTMKADSDWDLLILLNKDKITTEVERSITYPLYDLEFEIGEVISPLVYSEKDWNSKYSVTPFYSNVMKEGKLL
- a CDS encoding HEPN domain-containing protein encodes the protein MTNFNANDYVSYRIRRAKETIPKTKILIDNKLWNTAINRMYYACFYAVGALLVKNGVETSSHSGSRQKFGQLFIQTGMISKELGKHYSELFEKRQKGDYDDFFDFDEEAVVKLYQPSVDFINAIEEQVLQK